GATGACACCGCGTGCAAAGTTCTCACGTTTTAAGAGTTCAGCAAGACCATCCTTGATTTGAGACTGGGATGCCATACCAACGACACCAAAACATTCCATTGCCGCACCGCCCGCAAGTTGCGCGACGACATCATTATCTACATCAATCTTTCCATAGGTCGTTTTCATCTCGATCGCCACCTGAGTAGCCCCCTTTGAATATTGTATTCTTCTCATAATTCTACTATAAGGACCTACTATTGAAAAGTCGCCGTACTGACTATACAATGAATAAGTGAAAAATAGTAGCGGTCAAATGAACTTTTACCATCATCCTCATCCATTATTTTAAATTTCGAGGTTGTCTGTCAAGTTTTTTTCTTGTCAGCTACTTTTTTTATGTTGCAACCGCCCTGACACCATGCTAAGATAGCAAAGTGTCTATTAGGACGAACGCAAAACAACATAAAAGGAGGCGGAACGCATGGCACGTAAATGCTACGTTACTGGGAAATCGCCAAAGTCGGGTAACAACCGTTCACACGCATTGAACAAAACAAAACGTACTTGGGGAGTCAACGTACAAAAAGTACG
This window of the Exiguobacterium acetylicum genome carries:
- a CDS encoding Asp23/Gls24 family envelope stress response protein, with the translated sequence MAIEMKTTYGKIDVDNDVVAQLAGGAAMECFGVVGMASQSQIKDGLAELLKRENFARGVIVRQASEQVHIDMHIIVSYGTKISEVANNVQSRVKYTLSQALGLDVTSVNIFVQGVRLTNV
- the rpmB gene encoding 50S ribosomal protein L28 produces the protein MARKCYVTGKSPKSGNNRSHALNKTKRTWGVNVQKVRILVDGKPKKVWVSARALKSGKVERV